In one window of Caballeronia sp. TF1N1 DNA:
- a CDS encoding methionine ABC transporter permease: MLSEMFDMFVQSFWETLIMVGISGLIGAALGLPLGVLLYLTDRDGVLPNLAVNRVLGGIVNAVRSTPFIILLVAVIPFTRLVVGSSIGTAAAVVPLTIAAAPFIARLVETALREVDRGLIEAAQAMGATTRQIVFKVLLPESLPGVVAGLTITFVSLVGYSAMAGAIGGGGLGDLGIRYGYQRFLPEVMLTVVIILIVFVQLVQSFGDWLVRRLSHK; the protein is encoded by the coding sequence ATGTTGAGTGAAATGTTCGACATGTTCGTGCAGTCGTTCTGGGAGACGCTGATCATGGTCGGCATCTCCGGGCTGATCGGCGCGGCGCTTGGGCTTCCGCTCGGCGTGCTCCTGTATCTGACGGATCGCGACGGCGTGCTGCCCAATCTCGCCGTGAATCGAGTGCTCGGCGGCATCGTCAATGCCGTGCGCTCGACGCCGTTCATCATTCTGCTCGTCGCGGTCATTCCCTTTACGCGGCTCGTCGTGGGCTCGTCCATCGGTACGGCGGCGGCTGTCGTGCCGCTGACCATCGCGGCCGCGCCGTTCATCGCGCGGCTCGTCGAAACCGCGTTGCGCGAGGTGGATCGCGGGCTCATCGAAGCCGCTCAGGCCATGGGCGCGACCACGCGGCAGATCGTCTTCAAGGTGCTGCTGCCGGAATCGTTGCCGGGCGTGGTGGCGGGGCTGACCATCACGTTTGTTTCGCTTGTCGGTTATTCGGCGATGGCCGGTGCAATCGGCGGCGGCGGGCTGGGCGACCTCGGCATCCGCTACGGTTATCAGCGCTTCTTGCCCGAAGTGATGCTCACGGTGGTCATCATCCTCATCGTGTTCGTGCAGCTCGTGCAGTCGTTCGGCGACTGGCTCGTGCGCCGTCTCAGTCACAAGTGA
- a CDS encoding electron transfer flavoprotein subunit beta/FixA family protein, whose protein sequence is MKILVPVKRVVDYNVKVRVKSDNTGVDIANVKMSMNPFDEIAVEEAVRLKEAGVATEVIAVSCGVTQCQETLRTALAIGADRAILVESADELQPLAVAKLLKALVDQEKPELVILGKQAIDDDSNQTGQMLAALAGLPQATFASKVVVADGKATVSREVDGGAETLSLKLPAVITTDLRLNEPRYVTLPNIMKAKKKPLTVVKPADLGVDVAPRLKTLKVVEPPKRSAGVVVPDVKTLVGKLQNEAKVI, encoded by the coding sequence ATGAAAATTCTGGTGCCAGTCAAGCGCGTGGTCGACTACAACGTGAAGGTCCGGGTGAAGTCGGACAACACGGGTGTCGATATCGCCAACGTGAAGATGTCCATGAACCCGTTCGACGAGATCGCCGTGGAAGAGGCGGTGCGTTTGAAGGAAGCGGGCGTGGCAACCGAAGTGATCGCCGTGTCGTGCGGCGTCACGCAATGCCAGGAAACGCTGCGCACGGCGCTTGCAATCGGCGCGGATCGCGCCATTCTCGTCGAGTCCGCGGATGAGTTGCAGCCGCTTGCCGTCGCCAAACTGCTCAAGGCGTTGGTCGATCAAGAAAAGCCCGAACTCGTCATCCTCGGCAAACAAGCAATCGACGACGACTCGAATCAGACCGGCCAGATGCTCGCCGCGCTGGCAGGCTTGCCGCAAGCGACGTTTGCATCGAAGGTCGTCGTGGCTGACGGCAAAGCCACCGTGTCGCGCGAAGTCGACGGCGGCGCGGAAACGCTGTCGTTGAAGCTGCCCGCTGTCATCACCACCGACCTGCGCCTGAACGAGCCGCGTTATGTGACGCTGCCCAACATCATGAAGGCAAAGAAGAAGCCGCTGACGGTCGTGAAGCCGGCCGACCTCGGCGTGGATGTCGCGCCGCGACTGAAGACGCTGAAGGTCGTCGAGCCGCCTAAGCGTTCGGCGGGTGTGGTGGTGCCCGATGTCAAGACGCTGGTCGGGAAGTTGCAGAACGAAGCGAAGGTGATCTGA
- a CDS encoding methionine ABC transporter ATP-binding protein: MIEIRNLSQRFASPRGWVEALHNVNLTIPAGEVFGIIGRSGAGKSTLVRTINLLTRPSEGSVVVDGRDLMTLGKHDLRAARRDIGMIFQHFNLLSSRTVFDNVALPLELAGNKRAEIEAVVLPLLELVGLTTQKDKYPAQISGGQKQRVGIARALASKPKVLLSDEATSALDPETTRSILDLLRKINRELGLTIVLITHQMDVIKQVCDRVAVLDAGRVVEEGKVVDVFMQPHHEVTRALIGDVIAHELPPALKVRVAERLKTGSGHLLRLAFTGSGVDQPILSETIRRYELDFNILHGQIDEIQGQAFGSLAVLAGGQPVKVAEAITYLRSQGVVVEELSHVE; encoded by the coding sequence ATGATCGAAATCCGCAATCTCTCACAGCGTTTCGCGAGCCCACGAGGCTGGGTCGAAGCGCTACACAACGTCAATCTGACGATTCCCGCCGGCGAAGTGTTCGGCATCATCGGGCGCAGCGGCGCGGGTAAGAGCACGCTGGTGCGCACCATCAACCTGCTGACGCGACCGAGCGAAGGCAGCGTCGTGGTCGATGGCCGCGATCTCATGACGCTCGGCAAGCACGACTTGCGCGCCGCGCGCCGTGACATCGGCATGATCTTTCAGCATTTCAACCTGCTGTCGTCGCGCACGGTGTTCGACAACGTCGCGCTGCCGCTCGAACTCGCGGGCAACAAGCGCGCGGAGATCGAGGCCGTGGTGTTGCCGCTGCTCGAACTCGTCGGCCTCACCACGCAGAAGGACAAATATCCCGCGCAGATCAGCGGCGGGCAGAAGCAGCGCGTGGGCATCGCGCGCGCGCTCGCGAGCAAGCCGAAAGTGCTGCTTTCCGATGAAGCCACCTCCGCGCTCGATCCCGAAACCACGCGTTCCATTCTCGACCTGCTGCGCAAAATCAATCGCGAGCTCGGGCTCACGATCGTGCTCATCACGCATCAGATGGACGTCATCAAGCAAGTGTGCGATCGCGTCGCCGTGCTCGATGCCGGGCGCGTGGTCGAAGAGGGCAAGGTGGTCGATGTCTTCATGCAACCGCATCACGAAGTCACGCGCGCGCTGATCGGCGATGTCATCGCGCACGAGTTGCCGCCCGCGCTCAAGGTGCGCGTGGCCGAACGTCTCAAGACTGGCAGCGGCCATTTGCTGCGGCTCGCGTTCACGGGCTCGGGCGTCGATCAGCCCATTCTCTCCGAGACCATCCGCCGCTATGAGCTCGACTTCAATATCCTGCATGGCCAGATCGACGAGATTCAGGGCCAGGCGTTCGGCTCGCTCGCGGTGCTCGCGGGCGGTCAGCCGGTGAAGGTCGCCGAGGCGATTACTTATTTGCGCTCGCAAGGCGTCGTGGTGGAGGAGCTTTCCCATGTTGAGTGA
- a CDS encoding MetQ/NlpA family ABC transporter substrate-binding protein, with translation MQRRFILKFAAALSAVMLVSGVAHAEDAIKVGVTGGPHAQIMDVVKQVAAKNGLKITVIEFSDYVQPNAALSAGDLDANSYQHLPYLDAQVKDRGYKLIKVADTVTFPMGIYSKKIKSLGELQNGARVAVPNDPTNGGRALLLLQKQGLLKLRADAGLKATPIDIIENPKKLKIVELDAAQIPRSLADVDAAAINTNFAMEAGLKPNADAIAIEDPHGPYANIIAIRAVDKDKPWVAKLVAAYHSPEVKQFIAGKYSGAVIAAW, from the coding sequence ATGCAACGTCGATTCATTCTGAAGTTCGCCGCCGCGTTGTCCGCGGTCATGCTGGTCAGCGGCGTCGCGCATGCCGAAGACGCGATCAAGGTCGGTGTGACGGGCGGGCCGCACGCGCAGATCATGGATGTCGTGAAGCAGGTCGCGGCGAAGAACGGCCTGAAGATCACGGTCATCGAGTTCTCGGACTATGTGCAGCCGAACGCCGCGTTGTCCGCGGGCGACCTCGACGCGAACAGCTATCAGCACTTGCCGTATCTCGATGCACAGGTGAAGGATCGCGGCTACAAGCTCATCAAGGTCGCCGACACGGTGACGTTCCCCATGGGCATCTACTCGAAGAAGATCAAGTCGCTTGGCGAGTTGCAGAACGGCGCGCGCGTTGCGGTTCCGAACGATCCTACCAACGGCGGCCGCGCATTGCTGCTGCTGCAAAAGCAAGGCTTGCTCAAGCTACGCGCCGATGCCGGATTGAAGGCGACGCCTATCGATATCATCGAAAATCCGAAGAAGCTGAAGATCGTCGAACTCGATGCCGCGCAGATTCCGCGCTCGCTCGCCGACGTGGACGCCGCCGCGATCAACACGAACTTCGCGATGGAAGCGGGTCTCAAGCCGAACGCGGATGCCATCGCGATCGAAGATCCGCATGGTCCGTACGCCAACATCATCGCCATTCGCGCGGTGGACAAGGACAAGCCTTGGGTCGCGAAGCTGGTGGCCGCGTATCACTCGCCGGAAGTGAAGCAGTTCATCGCCGGCAAATACTCGGGCGCGGTGATTGCCGCCTGGTAA
- a CDS encoding alpha/beta hydrolase, whose protein sequence is MPTNVYSTSTVTTRQGVELFLHRWQPKPPLEPTARIALVHGLAEHAGRYDALALALNAAGIELFAIDLRGHGKSSGERAWVRVFTDYLLDAEVLLEACATTPPADTPLFLMGHSMGGAIAALHAAERESEKKLAGLILSSPALRIGSGTPRWKTTLNRIVGTLMPRWPAFSIDPALLSRAPGVVEANRRDPLVHHGPVPARTGAQILAAMERIAAKRDLIKLPLLVFHGTADVICDPAGSREFEANAGSTDSTLEMVDGSYHETLNDLDRDRVIRALIDWTLVRADYARTHP, encoded by the coding sequence ATGCCAACCAACGTCTACTCCACCAGCACCGTCACCACACGCCAGGGCGTCGAACTCTTCCTGCACCGCTGGCAGCCGAAGCCCCCACTGGAGCCGACAGCGCGCATCGCGCTCGTGCATGGCCTTGCCGAACACGCCGGCCGATACGACGCGCTGGCGCTAGCGCTCAACGCGGCGGGCATCGAACTGTTCGCAATCGATCTGCGGGGTCACGGCAAGTCGTCGGGCGAGCGTGCGTGGGTGCGCGTCTTCACCGACTATCTGCTCGATGCCGAAGTGCTTCTCGAAGCCTGCGCCACGACACCGCCCGCCGACACGCCGCTCTTTCTGATGGGCCACAGCATGGGCGGCGCGATTGCCGCGCTCCATGCCGCCGAACGCGAGAGCGAGAAGAAGTTGGCTGGATTGATTTTGTCGAGCCCGGCATTGCGCATTGGCAGCGGCACGCCGCGTTGGAAGACGACGCTCAACCGCATCGTCGGCACGCTGATGCCGCGCTGGCCCGCGTTCTCGATCGATCCCGCGCTGCTCTCGCGCGCGCCCGGCGTCGTCGAGGCGAACCGGCGCGATCCGCTCGTGCATCACGGTCCGGTTCCTGCTCGCACGGGCGCGCAGATTCTCGCGGCGATGGAGCGCATCGCGGCAAAGCGCGATCTCATCAAGTTGCCGCTTCTGGTGTTTCATGGCACGGCGGATGTCATCTGCGATCCGGCCGGCAGCCGTGAATTCGAAGCCAACGCGGGCTCGACCGACAGCACGCTCGAAATGGTCGACGGCAGCTATCACGAGACGCTCAACGACCTGGACCGCGATCGCGTGATTCGCGCGCTCATCGACTGGACGCTCGTGCGCGCCGACTATGCGCGCACGCATCCGTGA